AGAAAAGCTGATTGTTTACAGCCTTGGAAATTTTTTGACGTATGGATTTAATACTAGTGGGTCAAATGGCGTAAGCGCTATACTCAAGGTCTCACTTGCTGCAGAGAACGGAAATTTTATGGAAGGTGAATTAGTTCCGATAAAATTAATGAATAAAGGCATACCTGAGATTGATGCTGATAAAAAGGCAATTAAACTTATCAAAAAATTAACTATCAAAGACAGACCCGATTCCAGGCTTATCATACTCAATGACGGTTACTTGTCGGTTTTTTGAAGTATTAAAAAATTAAGAAAGCTGTTCAAGAGCGTTCTTAATACAGTCTGCAAGGGGTTCTATTTCCTGTTCATTAATTGTTTTTGCATCGATTATGATAGAGTTATCTTTTATCCTGCATATTACGGGTGGTGTTCCTGAGCGCAGTTGTTCTTCGAACTGATTAACAGATATCTCTTTTGGTTTTATTGAAACAGCATATGTGGGGAAATCAATCCCAGGAAGAGAACCTCCTCCTGCCTGTGAAAAATCCTCCATGACTTCGATCTTCATTTTTTTTAGAAGATATTTAAAATTCGATGCGATTTTTTCAGCGCGCGCTTTTATTATTTCTGGTTTTTGCAAAAGCATTCTCAGCGTTGGGATATTTTCTATAGCCTTTTCCTCATCAAGATATTCATGAAGAATTGATTCCAGCGCCGCAAGTGTTAGTTTGTCTATTCTCACAGCTCTTGTTAATGGATTTTTCTGGATCATCTCAATATATTTTTTCTTGCCTATGATTATTCCTGCCTGCGGTCCTCCGAGGAGCTTATCTCCGCTGAATGTTATTACATCGACTCCTGCCTTCACTATCTCCTGCACTGTTGGTTCATTTAATATGCCATATGGCTTAAGGTCTATCAGACATCCGCTTCCAAGATCAAAAAGCAGGGGTATATTGTGTTTATCGGAGATAGTTTTCAACTCTTCTATTGAAACACTGTCAGTGAATCCCACTATCTTAAAATTAGACTGATGGACTTTCAGTAAAAGCGCTGTATTTTGATTTACGGCATTTATATAATCATCGAGACGGGTCTTATTTGTTGTGCCGACCTCTTTAAGTATAGACATTCCTGATATCATGACATCAGGGAGCCTGAATGAACCGCCTATCTCAACAAGCTCGCTCCTTGAAACAATTACTTCTTTATCTCTTGCCAATGTGTTGAGACACAATAGCACAGCAGCTGCGTTGTTATTAACTATTATTGCATCTTCAGCTCCTGTCACTTCTTTTATTATTTCTACGACATGTGCGTATCTCTTGCCTCTCTTGCCTTCTTTAAGGTCATATTCAAGATTAGAATAATTTTCAGATACCCTTGCAACATTATCCAAAGCATTGTGTGTAAGTACCGATCTGCCAAGATTTGTGTGTATGACTATCCCGGTTGCATTTATGACAGGTCTGAGACTGAACGAGGAGAGTTTGTAAATTCTTTTTTCGATTGCTGTGTAACTTTCCTCTTTTGATAAATCTTTTTTATCATCCAATATTATTTTTCTTCTAATTTCTATTATTTCTCTTATTGCCTTAAGCACATGCCTTCTAGGGAATATCTTGCACCATTTTATTCCCTTAGGACTTTTTATTATCTCGTCAACAGATGGAAGTTCTTTCAAGAGTTTTTGTTTTGGATTCATATCACTATTCTCTTTTGCTCAGGAAAGCAAGCGCTTCGACATGATAGGTATTTGGAAAGAAGTCTATCATGCGGATAGAATCAATATTGTATCTTTCCTTCAATTTTTTCAGGTCTCTTGCGAATGTGGCAGGATTGCATGAAACATAAACTATTTTTTCAGGCAAATTATCTACAATCTTTTTTAAGATATCAGAGGTAAGCCCATGTCTTGGCGGATCGAGAATTATTATGTCAAATTTTTCATTTAATCTATATTTTTCTGCAGAGGTTTTAATAAATCTGCAGTTAATAATGTTATTTAGTTTGGCGTTTCTTTCACCGTCTTCGACTGCATGTGGGTTCTCCTCAACAGCAGTAACTTTTGATGATCTCTTTGCAAGCAAAAGGGAAAAATTGCCTGCCCCTGCATAAAGGTCGAGCACTGATCTGTTTTCAAGAGCGCCAAGTTCGTTTAAAATCAATTCTACAACTTTTTTATTCAGTTCCCAGTGAGACTGAAAAAAACTCCATGGTGTAACCG
Above is a genomic segment from Nitrospiraceae bacterium containing:
- the selA gene encoding L-seryl-tRNA(Sec) selenium transferase, translated to MNPKQKLLKELPSVDEIIKSPKGIKWCKIFPRRHVLKAIREIIEIRRKIILDDKKDLSKEESYTAIEKRIYKLSSFSLRPVINATGIVIHTNLGRSVLTHNALDNVARVSENYSNLEYDLKEGKRGKRYAHVVEIIKEVTGAEDAIIVNNNAAAVLLCLNTLARDKEVIVSRSELVEIGGSFRLPDVMISGMSILKEVGTTNKTRLDDYINAVNQNTALLLKVHQSNFKIVGFTDSVSIEELKTISDKHNIPLLFDLGSGCLIDLKPYGILNEPTVQEIVKAGVDVITFSGDKLLGGPQAGIIIGKKKYIEMIQKNPLTRAVRIDKLTLAALESILHEYLDEEKAIENIPTLRMLLQKPEIIKARAEKIASNFKYLLKKMKIEVMEDFSQAGGGSLPGIDFPTYAVSIKPKEISVNQFEEQLRSGTPPVICRIKDNSIIIDAKTINEQEIEPLADCIKNALEQLS